A single region of the Chionomys nivalis chromosome 23, mChiNiv1.1, whole genome shotgun sequence genome encodes:
- the LOC130865479 gene encoding zinc finger protein 271-like yields the protein MAADTNFQQKIQPLGAEEQRGACERWMSFEDVTVDFSQEEWQHLDSAQRRLYQDVMLEIYSHLLAVGYPIPSPGVIFRMEKGKEAQAGKTEFPGQQCPEKSEIETSPQKVSEKASVHSDMASEVTRNGLWCSLLQELRQDSDTAPRDKQNQILPLPPVTFLKKTLNTDSGHEYQKPRETIPLGPYLISTQENLPQYCLLPKSLELNLGANGQNENSVTEQLINIVASSQLLIRGSCNADCVAAHGRESCRSTGSGEVLSYQQPPVHENHSQEKADQGPRCGEALYAISLPKPEITLTLDRPLVSFSGGKALLYVSDSSSYPFQLKVDHPGHIGGEPYKCSHCEKTFGTKAALQEHEQIHTEEKPSVCTLCGKAFRDRSALYEHELIHKNHTPFICDKCGKAFLRKSELMSHKQSHNGEKPYKCNDCGKSFKFPSQLKVHRQSHTGEKPYECHECGKSFSKTAKLKVHQRIHTGEKPYVCSQCGKAFNQKSILDRHEKLHPGEKPYSCRECGKSFNYPSQLKVHCHSHTGEKPYKCHECGKSFNFPCELKVHYQNHTGEKPYKCRECWKLFSKMSQLKAHSRVHTGERPYKCSHCGKAFSTKEQVQEHERIHTGERPFVCAECGKAFSSRSSFRKHQLIHTKERPFVSQKCEPGLQESTLTSHQQLHIGEKPYKCPDCGKLFNYPSQLKSHYQIHTGEKPCKCLDCGKSFSKTSQLKAHSRIHTGERPYVCSVCGKAFKQLSTLSRHEKIHLLEKPYKCNFCGKSFCSPSELKVHLLIHTGERPYKCSNCWKAFCTKVQLQEHERIHTGERPYVCTHCGKTFRSRSVFSKHKLIHRKQAPFVCERCGKVFLHKAELTSHVQTHTEDKP from the exons ATGGCTGCGGATACGAATTTCCAGCAGAAGATCCAGCCATTGGGTGCAGAGGAGCAGCGTGGGGCCTGTGAG AGATGGATGTCCTTTGAGGATGTGACTGTGGACTTCAGCCAGGAGGAGTGGCAGCACCTGGACTCTGCCCAGCGACGCCTGTACCAGGACGTGATGCTGGAGATCTACAGCCACCTCTTGGCAGTGG GATACCCCATTCCCAGCCCCGGAGTCATCTTTAggatggaaaaaggaaaggaggcacaggcagggaaGACTGAATTCCCAGGCCAGCAGTGTCCAG AAAAATCAGAAATTGAAACCTCACCACAGAAAGTATCTGAGAAAGCTTCAGTTCATAGTGATATGGCCAGTGAAGTCACAAGAAATGGTTTGTGGTGTTCACTTTTGCAAGAACTACGGCAGGATTCTGATACTGCTCCGAGAGATAAACAAAACCAGATTCTACCCTTGCCTCCTGTCACCTTCCTCAAGAAAACTCTGAACACAGATAGTGGACATGAATATCAAAAGCCCAGGGAAACCATTCCTTTGGGACCCTACCTCATTTCTACACAAGAGAATCTTCCACAATATTGCTTACTTCCAAAAAGTTTGGAGCTAAACCTCGGAGCAAATGGTCAGAATGAAAACAGTGTCACCGAGCAGCTTATTAACATTGTCGCGTCCAGTCAGCTCCTGATACGAGGCTCTTGTAATGCTGACTGTGTGGCTGCTCATGGAAGAGAATCGTGCAGAAGTACTGGGAGTGGAGAAGTTCTCAGCTATCAACAACCACCGGTACATGAAAACCATTCTCAGGAGAAAGCAGATCAAGGCCCTCGGTGCGGGGAAGCACTCTATGCTATATCTCTGCCCAAACCTGAGATCACTCTCACTTTGGACAGACCTCTTGTTTCGTTCAGTGGTGGGAAGGCCCTCCTTTATGTGTCGGATTCATCAAGTTATCCATTCCAGCTGAAGGTGGATCATCCAGGTCACATTGGAGGGGAGCCTTACAAATGCAGCCACTGTGAGAAAACCTTTGGTACTAAGGCTGCGCTCCAAGAGCATGAGCAAATTCACACAGAGGAGAAACCGTCTGTGTGCACACTGTGTGGAAAAGCCTTCAGAGACAGGTCAGCTCTCTATGAACATGAATTGATTCACAAGAATCACACGCCTTTTATCTGTGACAAATGTGGGAAGGCCTTCTTACGTAAGTCAGAGTTGATGTCGCATAAACAAAGTCACAATGGAGAGAAGCCTTACAAATGCAATGACTGTGGAAAGTCCTTTAAATTTCCATCCCAGCTGAAGGTGCATCGTCAAAGTCACACAGGCGAGAAGCCTTATGAATGCCACGAATGTGGAAAGTCATTCAGCAAAACAGCCAAACTCAAGGTGCATCAGCGGATTCACACAGGGGAGAAGCCTTATGTGTGTTCTCAGTGTGGAAAGGCCTTCAACCAGAAGTCAATACTAGACAGACACGAGAAGCTTCACCCTGGGGAGAAGCCTTACAGCTGCAGGGAGTGCGGCAAGTCCTTTAATTACCCGTCCCAGCTGAAGGTGCACTGCCACAGCCACACCGGGGAGAAGCCTTACAAATGCCAcgagtgtgggaagtcctttaaCTTTCCGTGTGAGCTGAAAGTGCACTATCAGAATCACACAGGGGAGAAGCCTTACAAATGCCGCGAGTGTTGGAAACTGTTCAGTAAAATGTCCCAACTAAAAGCACATTCTCGtgttcacacaggagagagacCTTACAAATGCAGCCACTGTGGGAAAGCCTTCTCCACTAAGGAGCAAGTCCAGGAGCACGAGCGGATTCACACAGGGGAGAGACCCTTTGTGTGCGCtgaatgtgggaaagccttcagtaGCAGGTCATCTTTTCGTAAACATCAGTTAATTCACACTAAAGAGAGGCCTTTCGTCTCTCAGAAATGTGAGCCAGGCCTCCAGGAGTCGACTTTGACATCCCATCAGCAGCTTCACATTGGCGAGAAGCCTTACAAGTGCCCTGACTGTGGGAAGCTGTTTAATTATCCGTCCCAACTGAAATCCCATTATCAGATCCACACGGGAGAGAAGCCCTGTAAATGTCTTGATTGTGGGAAATCATTTAGTAAAACATCTCAACTGAAGGCTCATTCTCGAATTCACACAGGGGAGAGGCCTTACgtgtgctctgtgtgtggaaAGGCCTTCAAACAATTGTCAACACTGAGCAGACATGAAAAAATTCATCTGCTTGAGAAGCCTTACAAATGCAATTTTTGTGGGAAATCATTTTGTTCTCCATCTGAACTGAAGGTGCATCTTTTAATTCACACGGGAGAGAGACCTTACAAATGTAGCAACTGTTGGAAAGCCTTTTGTACTAAAGTCCAACTCCAAGAGCACGAGCGaattcacacaggagagagacCTTACGTGTGCACTCACTGTGGGAAAACCTTCCGGAGCAGGTCGGTTTTCTCTAAGCATAAGCTGATTCACAGGAAGCAAGCGCCTTTCGTCTGTGAGAGGTGTGGGAAAGTGTTCTTGCACAAGGCCGAGCTGACGTCCCATGTACAGACGCACACTGAGGACAAGCCTTAG